The Patescibacteria group bacterium region TGGAAGATTGGCAGGAGGCTTGGGTGCAATTTTGGCAATTCCTCTAACAAGTATAATCTATGAATTTTTAAGAGATTACTTGAAAAAAAGAAAAGAAAATAGCTTGGTTACTTAAACATGCCAGATTTATTTATTGTTGCTACTCCTATTGGCAATTTATCTGATATTAGTTTTAGAGCAATTGAAACCTTGAAAAAGGTTGATTTAATTTTGTGCGAAGATACAAGAAGAACAAAAAAACTTTTAAATCACTACGAAATAACAAAAAAGACTGTTAGTTATCATCAGCACAGTAAATTAAAAAAAATAAATTATATAATTGATTTATTAAAACAAGGAAAGAGTTTAGCTCTAGTTTCAGATGCAGGAACTCCAGGAATTTCTGATCCAGGCAATAAATTAATTGAAATGGCGCTTGAAAAGCTTGACGATTTAACAATTATTCCAATCCCTGGCCCTTCAGCAATAACTACAGCACTTAGTATTTCTGGTTTTGGAGTTGATAAATTCACTTTTTTAGGATTTCCTCCGGTAAAGAAAAAACGAAAGAAATATTTTAAAAAGATTTTAGATTCAGAATATCCAGTCGTTTTTTTTGAATCACCTCATAGAATTTTAAAAACACTGGAGGAATTAAAATTTTTAAAAAACAAAATCGTTGTTTGCAGGGAGCTGACAAAAAAGTTTGAGATAATTTATAGAGGAACAGTTGATGAGGTTGAAAAAGAATTAAAAAAAGATAAGATAAGGGGAGAATTTGTGGTAATAATTAGAAAATAATATATGAACAAGTTTTTTATTTCAACAGCAATTTATTACGTAAATGCAAATCCTCACATTGGTCATGCTTTGGAAATTGTTCAAACAGATGTTTTAGCTCGTTACTATAGAACATTGGGCAAGGAAGTTTTGTTTTTAACTGGAACTGATGAAAATAGCTTAAAAAATGCCCAAGCAGCTGAAAAAATTAACGTTCCAGTCCAGGACTTTGTAGATAAAAATGCCCAAATTTTTAAAGAGCTTAAAAAAATCCTTAACTTGAGTTTTGATGATTTTATTAGAACAACTGAAGAACGCCATATAAAAGGAGCTGAAAAATTGTGGCTGGCATGTAAAAAAGATATTTATAAGAAAAAGTATAAAGGCCTTTATTGCGTTGGCTGTGAAGAATTTTATACAGAGAAAGA contains the following coding sequences:
- the rsmI gene encoding 16S rRNA (cytidine(1402)-2'-O)-methyltransferase, which codes for MPDLFIVATPIGNLSDISFRAIETLKKVDLILCEDTRRTKKLLNHYEITKKTVSYHQHSKLKKINYIIDLLKQGKSLALVSDAGTPGISDPGNKLIEMALEKLDDLTIIPIPGPSAITTALSISGFGVDKFTFLGFPPVKKKRKKYFKKILDSEYPVVFFESPHRILKTLEELKFLKNKIVVCRELTKKFEIIYRGTVDEVEKELKKDKIRGEFVVIIRK